In Opitutaceae bacterium TAV5, one genomic interval encodes:
- a CDS encoding hemagglutinin, giving the protein MTRKNHKTRFVSAVFMSALTLLGQIRAYAGPGGGQVVAGSANISANGASTSIHQLSDKAIINWNSFSIGAGESVRFIQPGAAAVALNRVTGKETSNIQGALTANGNIFLVNPNGILFGAGARVDVAGLMASTFDISNASFMAGKYNFAQNPAADPSFVINRGQITVGDNGFVYLVAPSVHNSGLIVANMGQVALASGDRFTVDFGGDGLVKFDVSGQLASSVKGPDGRTLASTVSNDGTISAPGGRVVLTGDAARDIVTSVVNNTGIVEATSIAGLGGSVQLVARGDGDVINTGSISVSSAANGAAAGSVELRGGNVGQFGTITADGLGHGDAGSIDLHASQVVAVGADSVTTASAGENGDGGSIRIVGENSARIATGATLAARGGALAGDGGFVETSGYESFSIGATPDVSAANGAAGLWLIDPHNITIVAGSTNIGIDTANPFASTADGAQLGVDLILGALASGNVAITTSGDEGSEAGNITLATALTYTGINARSLTLNAHNSIFINNALTSTGGALNLTLNANNATGGGVASGSGAVSVGAAINTNGGSFTSTGINFNNTAVGAITTGNGAVNIGNTGAVSVAGTINAGSGAITINQASSIGISAGVTTSGTAALAASNGNITTSGSGQITAGTLNLTTTRQGATIGAEGNALRIDAGTLNANANFGHIVITDTAGGVAVGTIDTGGDKGDEDATRVILTAQNGSITASGSGTNITGWAANLVADQAVGTAGSAIKTHVTVLTGSTQDGGFYVADQEGQIRLGKITVREGGVTPLIDGDGNVVLGIGGSAGTHDIRISAASDIFLTDEIVSPDELTLTSAGGSIYDASETNNFIARTLTLNAAGDVGQAGNAIDSMVETFNASSGGSIYLTESNALTIGNITASGAGSQVSVVVNSGDIRLGSITANGSAVTVESKQGSIIDNNGTAVNIIADTAVLNAQKAIGAAGTGAIGTNVSALEARSATTGQGIYLKEENTLSSLLVSTNNGAVNVAQQGGSLIFNPTNGALSLTADSAPSLDFTNSGGQIMVGGLNLGAQSLRLQALGSITQSGSTPIVANDATLVAGTNIGSSAAPVLTNVKSLDLTSTSGGSYISQQGSSDLTLTANSGGAVEVAAQGGDLLLKTVSASGAVKLATSGSLLGSSDNPDGTVNVTAASADLHAGGSIGTDASPLSTAVSGSLATRADNGGIYLSNSGDISLLSAQATGGAVKVANFGNATLGEIVAQGNAVVLSVSGNITDGNGNTRNIVGSSLDIRGRSIGTSTDAVEIAVGQLTAETTDGGLYLNSTDPAVLRLTSAKAAGSNIGITAKGDVQLGTIEAAGATVSLSSEGAIEDARTSTSVPNVKAKTLEIAGAQGVGVNSTLSFDVGFLSASGGTGGVSAANLSPVSVDSASLTGKGAAGVNITAPTIYILDNNGGTITMDAGGSLVLIAQKGNIVFLNPNDTIIVPGGGSITLDASYVDNVLPGNSGVIIAGNLKTTNGGSIRLVAGSHITIGLLDAGYDVGDVYVESKNGLIIDGNGSATNIIGKNVTLMGKTPSEYVAELIRDMAIADYTGKVAEAGADLTTVQSLTGMRDVYAQTVSLAQSIERLLLNELNQTQRTYNTENTKLEIYQAIYNTLAVVRAAAQVAKDAASFPAAGAQAIPFSGDGGASVAEAAVALAFSLADAAMLAYNLSTLSPQDSKVADLANALDVARAAYFTAQTDLANSTSSLKATNTALNIAQAALTAAEIARDASELVRSQAVTAYNLTASGNIIGTASQPLGVEASKVNIQTFNKSSVYLESPGKLGLGDIEAVGAGTEIVVRAVSDINVLGEVISPTRISLTSTGGGILGGGGTLIANDLVAIAANGIGVANAVNTEVDRLAAFGGTGGGVRFVNDKDGGVLTIDTIDGVTGVSGAGDILLDNAGDLKLSSAIVDTTETHTVTLTSEGDIIDDNGVSTNVTGGTLIATATGNIELDTKVAKATARSTDAGNITLRETDAVELTDITANNGVISVVAGGSIDAVKVVSSTDAAANTVTITANGGGNIRVGKIAAGETEGIITLTATGRIDDDNDNATKITGKDLFLTAANGIGDTGANGTRALDTAVTNLTASVTAAGAIHIAEDDDLNVLSVATPDGNVTLTSATGNLNITRVQADGAGNTVTLGAGGAIIDATDEDDANVIAANLAMGAGAGIGAADKALQTKVDNLEAAVAAGGIYVTDQTGDLTIGDVIPNLALPALSGLQATTGDIVVKAADSIIINEGIAAQDGDVTLTATAGSITGRAGITHVSSADFNATAATGIGTDTTPLKTAVDTLTAAVTDAGLIRINEQDAIELTDVTAADGSITVTAGGSIDALKVVSSTDAGSNDITLTATTGDIRVISIAAGSTSGNIALTALTGRINDDNDNTTKITGNALTLTAANGIGVVGLDLPEDDATRALDTAVNALTATVTTAGVINVAEDDDLNVLSVTTPDGNVTLTSATGNLNVTAIAAHGAGNTVTLGAGGAITDATDEDDANVIAANLAMGAGAGIGAADKALQTKVDNLEAEVAAGGIYVTDQTGDLTIGDVMPNLSLPELSGLRATAGDIVVKAADSIIINEGIAADDGDVKLTATAGSITGRTGITHVSGKDFNATSATGIGTTATPLNTAVDTLTAAVTGAGSINLNEADAIELTDVTTANGPITITAGGTITAVNVTSVTDRRANDITLTATNGGSIVIDTVNAGTRSGDVTLTANTGAGTVTTRDGGRVTGDHLDVTAAAGIDLTTTVNRATLAVTGSGAITIDEQDAIRLQNVTTANGPITVTAGGNIRAVNVVSTTDDDANDIALTATNGGSIVIDTVDAGTGSGDVTLTANTGTGTLTTRDGGRVTGDNLTATAAAGIDLDTTVNRATLAVTGAGSIDINEQDAIELTDVSAANGPVKVVAGGSIDAVKVVSATDAAANTIDLTATTGSIRAGTITAGATSGNITLTAADRIDDDNDNTTKISGNALTLVAANGIGSTGANATRALDTAVNSLTATVTAAGAINVTDDDNLDVLSVTTPDGNVTLASATGNLNVTTITAAGAGNTVTLSAGRAITDAAADASSNITAAHLAMTAGTGIGSAANALETTVDNLEAKTTTGGIYVTDLTGNLTIGGVTPNLGQPALSGLHAGSGDIVVKSAGSLVITEGIAAQDGDVKLTASTGSITGAAGVTHVSGKDFVASSVTGIGTTTTAINTAVDSLTASVSNVGLINVNEQDAIELTSVTTANGPITVAAGGTISAVNVVSATDAGANGIDLTSTGGDIVVDYVAAGEGTSGDVTLVAAGAINQRTPSDAGTDIVADVLTLQAGAGIGVTGALDIAANTLAASSTTGGINLAERDNIILTQISAANGDVAISAGGYIADDNDNATRITAKALTLTAADGIGAIGAAGTRALDTSVDSLVATTGAGDIHIDENSGIHVISAVTPSGNITINAAAGNIDVSTIEATAPGATVTLAAAGGAIRDARNDDASNITAANLSLTATAGVGEAANALDVTTGRLTASGGTGGVYINNLSAGLILDGVQTTLGDIGVRTPGQLTVAAPVINSGNGSIALITTDTGGNGDTIVVNAPVTALGGGSILLNADDSVQQNADLEVNGRGSITVTATDDIVMAPGAKTTAGNGSVSYLAGDELVLTHIDSSTDRVNGGTVNLAAAKIVNSNPDDATPAITGAFLNIDSDSVNLAQVRNLIGKAKDLTGITLNDRLVGGYISNDASFYNSIIIESMTGRGFDALFRVLGTNRIDSSSFAVPSTQAPADSDTWEFVP; this is encoded by the coding sequence ATGACAAGAAAGAATCACAAAACCCGTTTCGTCTCCGCTGTCTTCATGAGTGCGCTCACGCTTCTGGGCCAGATCCGGGCTTACGCCGGACCGGGAGGCGGCCAGGTGGTTGCCGGCAGCGCGAACATCTCCGCGAACGGCGCCTCGACCTCCATTCACCAGCTTTCGGACAAGGCGATCATCAACTGGAACAGCTTCAGCATCGGCGCGGGCGAATCCGTCCGCTTCATCCAGCCGGGAGCGGCGGCGGTCGCGCTCAACCGGGTCACGGGCAAAGAGACGTCCAATATCCAGGGAGCCCTCACCGCCAACGGAAACATCTTCCTCGTCAACCCCAACGGCATCCTGTTCGGAGCCGGTGCGCGGGTCGATGTGGCCGGGCTCATGGCGAGCACCTTCGATATCAGCAACGCCAGTTTCATGGCGGGCAAATATAACTTTGCGCAGAATCCGGCGGCCGATCCGTCGTTCGTGATCAACCGCGGGCAGATCACCGTCGGTGACAACGGCTTCGTCTATCTGGTGGCTCCGAGCGTGCACAACTCCGGCCTGATCGTCGCCAACATGGGCCAGGTGGCCCTGGCTTCCGGAGATCGCTTCACGGTCGACTTTGGCGGCGACGGCCTCGTCAAGTTCGACGTTTCGGGCCAACTCGCCTCCAGCGTGAAAGGCCCCGACGGCCGGACGCTGGCCAGCACCGTCAGCAACGACGGCACCATCAGCGCTCCCGGCGGCCGGGTGGTTCTCACGGGCGACGCCGCGCGTGATATCGTCACCTCCGTGGTCAACAACACCGGCATTGTCGAGGCCACCTCGATCGCCGGTCTCGGCGGCTCCGTGCAACTGGTCGCCCGCGGCGACGGTGACGTCATCAATACCGGCTCCATCTCGGTGTCCTCTGCCGCAAACGGAGCTGCCGCCGGGTCGGTGGAACTGCGCGGCGGCAACGTCGGCCAGTTCGGCACCATTACCGCCGACGGCCTTGGCCACGGCGACGCCGGCTCGATCGATCTCCACGCCAGCCAGGTGGTGGCGGTCGGCGCCGACAGCGTGACCACTGCCAGCGCCGGCGAGAACGGCGACGGCGGTTCCATCCGGATCGTCGGTGAAAACTCTGCCCGTATCGCCACCGGCGCCACGCTTGCCGCCCGCGGCGGCGCGCTCGCCGGCGACGGCGGTTTTGTGGAAACCAGCGGCTACGAGAGTTTCTCCATCGGCGCCACGCCCGATGTCTCCGCCGCCAACGGCGCTGCGGGCCTCTGGTTGATCGATCCGCACAATATCACCATCGTTGCCGGCAGCACCAATATCGGCATCGACACCGCCAATCCCTTTGCCTCCACCGCCGACGGCGCCCAGCTCGGCGTCGACCTCATTCTTGGTGCACTGGCGAGCGGCAACGTCGCCATCACCACTTCGGGGGATGAGGGATCGGAAGCGGGTAACATCACACTCGCTACCGCATTGACCTATACGGGCATCAACGCGCGCAGCCTCACTCTCAACGCCCACAACAGCATTTTCATCAACAACGCCCTCACGTCCACCGGCGGCGCCCTCAACCTCACGCTCAACGCCAACAACGCCACGGGCGGTGGCGTGGCCAGCGGCTCCGGCGCCGTCAGCGTCGGCGCGGCCATCAACACCAATGGCGGCTCCTTCACTTCGACCGGTATCAATTTCAACAATACGGCAGTCGGTGCCATCACGACCGGCAACGGCGCGGTGAATATCGGCAATACCGGCGCCGTCTCCGTCGCGGGCACGATCAATGCCGGCAGCGGCGCCATTACGATCAATCAGGCTTCCTCCATCGGTATTTCCGCCGGGGTAACGACCTCCGGCACGGCCGCCCTCGCGGCCAGCAATGGCAACATCACCACGTCGGGCAGCGGGCAGATCACGGCCGGCACCCTCAACCTCACGACCACCCGGCAAGGAGCCACCATCGGCGCCGAAGGCAATGCGCTCAGGATTGACGCCGGCACCCTCAATGCGAACGCCAACTTCGGCCATATCGTCATCACCGATACCGCCGGCGGTGTCGCTGTTGGCACCATCGACACAGGCGGCGACAAGGGAGACGAAGACGCCACCCGTGTCATCCTCACCGCCCAGAATGGCTCCATCACGGCCTCCGGCTCCGGGACCAATATCACCGGCTGGGCTGCCAACCTCGTGGCCGACCAGGCCGTCGGCACGGCCGGCTCCGCCATCAAGACCCATGTCACCGTCCTCACCGGCTCGACCCAGGATGGCGGCTTCTACGTAGCCGATCAGGAAGGACAGATTCGCCTCGGCAAGATTACCGTCCGTGAAGGCGGCGTCACTCCCCTGATCGATGGTGACGGCAACGTCGTGCTTGGCATCGGTGGTTCCGCCGGCACCCACGACATCAGGATTTCGGCTGCGAGCGATATTTTCCTGACCGACGAAATCGTCTCGCCCGACGAACTGACCCTCACCTCGGCCGGCGGTTCGATTTACGACGCGTCCGAAACCAACAACTTCATCGCCCGCACCCTCACCCTGAACGCTGCCGGTGATGTCGGCCAGGCCGGAAACGCCATCGACTCCATGGTCGAGACATTCAATGCCTCTTCCGGCGGCAGCATTTACCTGACGGAAAGCAACGCCCTCACGATCGGCAACATCACTGCGTCCGGCGCCGGCAGCCAGGTTTCTGTCGTCGTCAACAGCGGCGACATCAGGCTCGGCTCGATCACGGCAAACGGCAGCGCCGTCACGGTGGAAAGCAAGCAGGGCTCGATCATCGACAACAACGGCACGGCGGTGAACATCATTGCAGATACCGCCGTTCTCAACGCGCAGAAAGCGATTGGCGCGGCCGGCACCGGTGCGATCGGCACCAATGTATCCGCACTTGAGGCACGCTCCGCCACGACTGGCCAGGGCATTTATCTGAAAGAGGAAAACACGCTTTCCTCGCTCCTCGTCAGCACCAACAACGGAGCCGTCAACGTTGCCCAGCAGGGCGGCTCGCTCATCTTTAATCCGACGAACGGAGCGCTTTCGCTCACGGCGGACTCCGCGCCGTCGCTCGATTTCACCAACTCGGGCGGCCAGATCATGGTCGGCGGTCTCAACCTCGGTGCGCAGTCTCTCCGCCTCCAGGCACTCGGTTCCATCACCCAGAGCGGGAGCACGCCGATTGTCGCCAATGATGCGACGCTTGTCGCCGGCACAAACATCGGTTCCTCGGCAGCCCCGGTCCTGACCAACGTCAAATCGCTTGACCTCACCAGCACCAGTGGAGGTTCCTATATTTCGCAGCAGGGCAGCAGCGACCTGACCCTGACAGCGAATTCAGGCGGCGCCGTCGAAGTCGCTGCCCAGGGTGGTGATCTTCTGCTCAAGACCGTCTCCGCATCCGGCGCCGTCAAGCTCGCCACCAGCGGCAGCCTGCTCGGCAGCAGCGACAATCCCGACGGTACGGTCAACGTCACCGCCGCTTCGGCCGATCTCCATGCGGGCGGCTCCATTGGCACCGATGCCTCTCCGCTCTCGACCGCCGTCTCCGGCAGCCTCGCCACCAGGGCGGACAACGGAGGTATTTACCTCAGCAACAGCGGCGACATCAGCCTCCTCTCCGCCCAGGCGACTGGCGGTGCGGTCAAGGTTGCCAATTTCGGCAACGCCACTCTCGGCGAGATCGTTGCCCAGGGCAACGCCGTCGTCCTCAGCGTCAGCGGCAACATCACCGACGGCAATGGCAACACCCGCAACATCGTCGGCAGTTCGCTCGACATCAGGGGCCGTTCGATTGGCACATCGACCGATGCCGTCGAAATCGCCGTCGGCCAACTCACGGCCGAGACCACCGATGGCGGGCTCTACCTGAATTCGACGGATCCCGCCGTCCTCCGTCTCACTTCCGCCAAGGCGGCCGGCAGCAACATCGGCATTACCGCGAAGGGCGATGTGCAGCTCGGCACGATCGAGGCCGCCGGCGCTACGGTTTCCCTGAGCAGCGAAGGAGCCATCGAGGATGCGCGCACCTCGACCTCCGTGCCCAACGTCAAGGCCAAGACGCTCGAGATCGCCGGCGCCCAGGGTGTCGGCGTCAACAGCACGCTCTCCTTCGATGTCGGCTTCCTCTCCGCCAGCGGCGGCACCGGCGGCGTCAGCGCTGCCAACCTCAGCCCCGTGTCGGTGGACAGCGCCTCGCTCACCGGCAAGGGCGCTGCGGGCGTCAACATCACCGCCCCCACGATCTACATCCTGGATAACAACGGCGGCACCATCACCATGGATGCGGGCGGCTCGCTCGTGCTGATCGCGCAGAAAGGCAACATCGTCTTCCTGAATCCCAACGACACCATCATCGTCCCCGGCGGTGGCAGCATCACGCTCGACGCCTCGTATGTGGACAACGTCCTCCCGGGCAACAGCGGCGTGATCATCGCCGGCAACCTCAAGACGACCAACGGAGGCAGCATCCGTCTCGTCGCCGGTTCGCACATCACCATCGGTCTCCTCGATGCCGGCTATGACGTCGGCGACGTGTACGTCGAATCGAAGAACGGCCTCATCATCGACGGCAACGGTTCCGCGACCAACATCATCGGCAAGAACGTCACCCTGATGGGCAAGACTCCCTCCGAGTACGTCGCCGAACTCATCCGCGACATGGCCATTGCCGACTACACCGGCAAGGTCGCCGAGGCCGGCGCGGATCTCACCACCGTGCAGAGCCTCACCGGCATGCGCGACGTCTATGCGCAGACCGTTTCGCTTGCCCAGTCGATCGAGCGCCTGCTCCTCAACGAGCTCAACCAGACGCAGCGCACCTATAACACTGAAAACACCAAACTCGAAATCTACCAGGCGATCTACAACACTCTCGCCGTCGTCCGGGCCGCCGCCCAGGTCGCCAAGGATGCGGCCAGCTTCCCGGCTGCCGGCGCCCAGGCCATTCCGTTCTCCGGTGACGGTGGCGCCTCCGTGGCGGAAGCAGCCGTGGCGCTGGCCTTCTCGCTCGCCGACGCCGCCATGCTCGCTTACAACCTGAGCACGCTCAGTCCCCAGGACAGCAAGGTGGCCGATCTGGCCAATGCGCTCGACGTGGCCCGCGCCGCCTACTTCACCGCCCAGACGGATCTGGCCAACAGCACCTCCTCTCTCAAGGCCACCAACACCGCGCTCAACATCGCCCAGGCCGCCCTCACCGCGGCGGAAATCGCCCGCGACGCCAGCGAACTCGTCCGCTCCCAGGCCGTCACCGCCTATAATCTCACCGCTTCGGGCAACATCATCGGCACCGCTTCCCAGCCGCTCGGCGTCGAGGCCTCGAAGGTCAACATCCAGACCTTCAACAAGAGCAGCGTTTACCTCGAATCTCCGGGCAAGCTCGGCCTCGGTGACATCGAGGCGGTCGGCGCCGGCACCGAAATCGTCGTGAGGGCTGTCAGCGACATCAACGTCCTCGGCGAGGTCATCAGCCCGACCCGCATCTCGCTGACCTCCACCGGAGGCGGCATCCTCGGCGGCGGCGGCACGCTCATCGCCAATGATCTCGTCGCCATTGCCGCCAACGGCATCGGCGTCGCCAACGCCGTCAACACCGAGGTCGATCGCCTCGCCGCCTTCGGCGGCACGGGCGGCGGCGTCCGCTTCGTCAACGACAAGGACGGCGGCGTTCTCACGATCGATACCATCGACGGTGTCACCGGCGTGAGCGGAGCGGGCGACATCCTGCTCGACAATGCCGGCGATCTGAAACTCTCCTCCGCCATCGTCGATACCACCGAAACGCATACGGTCACCCTGACCAGCGAGGGTGACATCATCGACGACAACGGTGTCTCGACCAACGTTACCGGCGGCACCCTGATCGCCACCGCGACCGGTAACATCGAACTCGATACGAAGGTCGCGAAGGCCACCGCCCGCTCCACCGATGCCGGCAATATCACCCTTCGCGAAACCGACGCGGTCGAACTGACCGACATCACCGCCAACAACGGCGTCATCTCGGTCGTGGCCGGCGGCAGCATTGACGCCGTCAAGGTCGTCTCGTCCACCGACGCCGCCGCCAACACCGTCACGATCACCGCCAACGGCGGTGGCAACATCCGGGTCGGCAAGATCGCCGCGGGTGAAACCGAAGGCATCATCACGCTCACCGCCACCGGTCGCATCGACGACGACAACGACAACGCCACGAAGATCACCGGCAAGGACCTCTTCCTGACCGCCGCCAACGGCATCGGCGACACCGGCGCCAACGGAACCCGCGCGCTCGACACCGCGGTCACCAACCTCACCGCCAGCGTCACCGCTGCCGGCGCGATTCACATCGCCGAGGACGACGACCTCAACGTGCTCTCCGTGGCCACACCCGATGGCAACGTCACGCTGACCAGTGCCACGGGCAACCTCAACATCACGCGCGTCCAGGCCGACGGCGCGGGCAACACGGTTACCCTCGGCGCTGGCGGTGCGATCATCGACGCGACCGACGAGGACGACGCCAACGTCATCGCCGCCAACCTCGCCATGGGAGCGGGAGCCGGCATCGGAGCCGCCGACAAGGCGCTGCAGACGAAGGTGGACAACCTCGAAGCCGCAGTCGCGGCCGGCGGCATTTACGTGACCGACCAGACCGGCGATCTCACGATCGGTGATGTCATACCCAATCTCGCTCTCCCCGCGCTCTCCGGCCTCCAGGCCACGACGGGCGACATCGTGGTGAAGGCGGCTGATTCGATCATCATCAACGAAGGCATCGCGGCGCAGGACGGCGACGTCACGCTCACCGCCACCGCCGGTTCCATCACCGGCCGCGCCGGCATCACGCATGTCAGCTCCGCCGATTTCAACGCGACCGCGGCGACCGGTATCGGAACCGATACGACGCCCCTGAAGACCGCGGTTGACACGCTCACCGCCGCCGTCACCGACGCCGGACTGATCCGGATCAACGAGCAGGATGCCATCGAACTCACCGACGTGACCGCTGCCGACGGCTCCATCACCGTCACCGCCGGCGGTTCCATCGATGCCCTGAAGGTGGTTTCCTCCACCGACGCCGGGTCCAACGACATCACGCTCACCGCTACCACCGGCGACATCCGGGTCATCTCCATCGCTGCCGGTTCCACATCGGGCAACATCGCCCTGACCGCCCTGACCGGCCGGATCAACGACGACAACGACAACACCACGAAGATCACCGGCAATGCTCTCACGCTCACCGCCGCCAACGGCATCGGTGTCGTCGGCCTCGATCTTCCGGAGGACGATGCCACCCGCGCGCTCGACACCGCTGTCAACGCGCTCACCGCGACCGTCACCACCGCCGGTGTCATCAATGTGGCCGAGGACGACGATCTCAACGTGCTCTCCGTGACGACACCCGACGGCAACGTCACGCTGACCAGCGCTACGGGCAACCTCAACGTGACCGCCATCGCCGCCCACGGCGCAGGCAACACCGTGACCCTCGGAGCCGGCGGCGCCATCACCGACGCGACTGACGAGGACGACGCCAACGTCATCGCCGCCAACCTCGCCATGGGAGCGGGAGCCGGCATCGGAGCCGCCGACAAGGCGCTGCAGACGAAAGTGGACAACCTCGAAGCCGAAGTCGCCGCCGGCGGCATTTACGTGACCGACCAGACCGGCGACCTCACGATCGGCGACGTCATGCCCAACCTCAGCCTTCCCGAACTCTCCGGCCTCCGGGCCACGGCGGGTGACATCGTGGTGAAAGCAGCCGATTCGATCATCATCAACGAAGGCATCGCGGCGGACGACGGCGACGTGAAACTCACCGCCACCGCCGGCTCCATCACCGGCCGCACCGGCATCACGCATGTCAGCGGCAAGGACTTCAATGCCACCTCCGCAACCGGTATCGGCACGACAGCTACGCCTCTGAACACCGCGGTCGATACGCTCACCGCCGCCGTCACCGGCGCCGGCTCGATCAACCTCAACGAAGCGGACGCCATCGAACTGACCGACGTGACCACCGCCAACGGCCCGATCACGATCACCGCCGGCGGCACGATCACCGCAGTCAATGTGACCTCCGTCACTGACCGCCGCGCCAACGACATCACGCTCACCGCGACGAATGGCGGCAGCATCGTGATCGACACGGTCAACGCCGGCACGCGCTCCGGTGACGTGACGCTCACCGCCAACACCGGTGCAGGCACCGTCACTACCCGCGACGGTGGCCGCGTGACCGGTGACCACCTTGACGTCACCGCCGCCGCCGGTATCGACCTCACCACGACGGTCAACCGGGCGACCTTGGCCGTCACGGGCTCTGGCGCCATCACCATCGACGAGCAGGACGCCATCCGGCTCCAGAACGTGACCACGGCGAACGGCCCGATCACGGTCACCGCCGGCGGCAACATCCGTGCCGTCAATGTGGTCTCCACGACCGATGACGATGCTAACGACATCGCGCTCACCGCGACGAACGGCGGCAGCATCGTGATCGATACCGTCGATGCCGGCACCGGCTCCGGCGACGTGACGCTCACCGCCAACACCGGCACGGGCACCCTCACCACCCGCGACGGTGGCCGCGTGACCGGCGACAATCTCACCGCCACGGCCGCCGCGGGCATCGACCTCGACACCACGGTCAACCGCGCAACGCTGGCCGTGACCGGTGCGGGCTCCATCGATATCAACGAACAGGACGCCATCGAGCTGACCGACGTGAGCGCCGCCAACGGCCCGGTCAAGGTCGTGGCCGGCGGAAGCATCGACGCCGTCAAGGTGGTCTCCGCCACCGATGCCGCGGCCAACACCATCGATCTCACCGCGACGACCGGCAGCATCCGTGCCGGCACGATCACGGCCGGCGCCACCTCGGGCAACATCACGCTCACTGCCGCCGACCGCATCGACGACGACAACGACAACACGACAAAGATCAGCGGCAACGCCCTCACGCTCGTCGCGGCCAACGGTATCGGCTCCACCGGAGCCAACGCCACCCGCGCGCTCGACACCGCAGTCAACAGCCTCACTGCCACCGTGACCGCGGCCGGCGCGATCAACGTGACCGACGACGACAATCTTGACGTGCTCTCCGTGACCACGCCCGACGGCAACGTCACCCTGGCCAGCGCCACCGGCAACCTCAACGTGACCACCATCACCGCCGCCGGCGCAGGCAACACCGTGACGCTCTCGGCCGGTCGCGCCATCACCGACGCGGCGGCCGACGCCAGCAGCAACATCACCGCCGCCCACCTGGCCATGACGGCCGGCACCGGCATCGGCTCCGCCGCGAATGCCCTGGAAACGACGGTCGACAACCTCGAAGCCAAAACCACCACCGGCGGCATTTACGTGACCGACCTGACGGGCAACCTCACCATCGGCGGCGTCACGCCCAACCTCGGCCAGCCGGCTCTCTCCGGCCTGCACGCCGGCAGCGGCGACATCGTCGTGAAGTCCGCCGGTTCCCTTGTCATCACCGAAGGCATCGCCGCGCAGGACGGTGATGTGAAGCTCACCGCCAGTACCGGTTCCATCACCGGTGCGGCCGGCGTCACGCATGTCAGCGGCAAGGACTTCGTCGCCAGCTCCGTCACCGGTATCGGCACGACGACTACGGCGATCAACACCGCGGTCGATTCGCTCACCGCGTCCGTCAGCAACGTCGGCCTGATCAACGTCAACGAGCAGGACGCCATCGAGCTCACCAGCGTGACGACGGCCAACGGCCCGATCACGGTCGCCGCCGGCGGCACGATCAGCGCGGTTAACGTGGTCTCCGCGACCGATGCCGGCGCCAACGGCATCGACCTGACCTCGACCGGCGGCGATATCGTCGTGGATTATGTGGCGGCCGGCGAAGGAACCAGCGGTGACGTCACCCTCGTCGCGGCGGGCGCCATCAACCAGCGCACGCCTTCCGATGCGGGCACCGACATTGTCGCCGACGTCCTCACGCTCCAGGCCGGCGCCGGCATCGGCGTCACCGGCGCGCTTGACATCGCGGCCAACACGCTTGCCGCTTCCTCGACGACCGGAGGGATCAACCTCGCCGAGCGCGACAATATCATCCTCACGCAGATCAGCGCGGCCAACGGTGACGTTGCGATTTCGGCCGGCGGCTACATCGCCGACGACAACGACAACGCCACCCGGATCACCGCGAAGGCGCTGACGCTGACCGCCGCCGATGGCATCGGCGCGATCGGCGCCGCCGGCACCCGCGCGCTCGACACCTCGGTTGATTCTCTCGTCGCCACCACCGGCGCGGGCGATATCCACATCGACGAGAACTCGGGCATTCACGTGATTTCGGCGGTCACGCCATCCGGCAACATCACGATCAACGCCGCGGCCGGTAACATCGACGTCTCCACGATCGAAGCCACCGCCCCCGGCGCGACCGTGACGCTGGCCGCGGCCGGCGGCGCGATTCGCGACGCCCGTAACGACGACGCCAGCAACATCACCGCAGCCAACCTCTCCCTGACGGCAACCGCCGGCGTGGGCGAGGCGGCCAATGCGCTCGACGTGACGACCGGCCGCCTCACCGCTTCGGGCGGTACCGGCGGCGTGTACATCAACAACCTCTCCGCCGGCCTCATCCTGGACGGCGTGCAGACCACGCTCGGCGACATCGGCGTGCGGACGCCCGGCCAGCTCACCGTCGCCGCTCCCGTCATCAATTCCGGCAACGGCAGTATCGCCCTCATCACGACCGACACCGGAGGCAACGGGGACACCATCGTCGTCAATGCTCCCGTTACCGCCCTCGGCGGCGGCAGCATCTTGCTGAACGCGGACGACTCCGTGCAGCAGAATGCCGACCTCGAAGTCAACGGCCGCGGTTCGATCACCGTCACCGCCACGGACGACATCGTGATGGCTCCCGGTGCGAAGACCACCGCCGGCAACGGTTCGGTGAGTTATCTCGCCGGTGACGAACTGGTCTTGACCCACATCGACTCTTCCACCGACCGGGTCAATGGCGGCACCGTGAACCTTGCCGCGGCGAAGATCGTCAACAGCAATCCTGACGACGCCACTCCGGCGATTACAGGCGCGTTTCTCAACATCGATTCCGACTCGGTCAATCTCGCCCAGGTGCGCAATCTCATCGGCAAGGCCAAGGATCTGACCGGCATCACCCTGAATGACCGCTTGGTCGGAGGCTACATCAGCAACGATGCGAGCTTCTACAATTCGATCATCATCGAGTCGATGACGGGTCGTGGCTTCGATGCATTGTTCAGGGTCCTCGGCACGAATCGTATCGACAGCTCGTCGTTTGCGGTGCCGTCCACACAGGCGCCCGCCGATTCCGACACCTGGGAATTTGTCCCCTGA